One Cystobacter fuscus DSM 2262 DNA segment encodes these proteins:
- a CDS encoding NADH:flavin oxidoreductase yields MAADALFRPFSYKSLHLKNRIVMAPMTRSFSPHGVPPPEVATYYRRRAEGEVGLILSEGTAVARPSAKNDPNVPDFHGEQALAGWKRVIDEVHAAGGRMGPQLWHVGSASNPLTKWVAPPPIDSPSGLSSPGERFTEPMTDSAIADSIAAFGKAAADARRLGFDVAEIHGAHGYLIDQFFWAGTNERTDVYGGATLGERTRFAADVVKAMRAAAGEDFVIILRLSQWKQQDYSVKLAQTPKELEAWLTPLVDAGVDIFHCSQRRFWEPEFEGSDLNFAGWAKKLTGRPTITVGSVGLSGEFLSTLMKGEGSKPASLDNLLRRLEREEFDLVAVGRALITDAQWARKVREGREAELADFDREALSTLV; encoded by the coding sequence GTGGCCGCAGATGCTCTGTTCCGACCCTTCTCCTACAAGTCTCTTCATCTCAAGAACCGCATCGTCATGGCGCCCATGACCCGGTCCTTCTCGCCCCATGGCGTGCCGCCGCCCGAGGTCGCCACCTACTACCGCCGCCGCGCCGAGGGCGAGGTGGGCCTCATCCTGTCCGAGGGCACCGCGGTGGCCCGGCCCTCGGCCAAGAACGATCCCAACGTGCCGGACTTCCACGGGGAGCAGGCGCTGGCCGGCTGGAAGCGCGTCATCGACGAGGTGCATGCCGCCGGTGGACGCATGGGCCCGCAGCTCTGGCACGTGGGCTCGGCGAGCAACCCCCTGACGAAGTGGGTCGCCCCGCCTCCGATCGATAGCCCCTCGGGCCTGTCCTCGCCCGGCGAGCGCTTCACCGAGCCGATGACGGACTCGGCCATCGCGGACTCCATCGCCGCCTTTGGCAAGGCCGCCGCGGACGCCAGGCGGCTGGGCTTCGACGTGGCGGAGATCCACGGCGCCCACGGCTACCTCATCGATCAATTCTTCTGGGCGGGCACCAACGAGCGCACCGACGTCTATGGCGGTGCCACCCTCGGCGAGCGCACCCGCTTCGCCGCCGACGTGGTGAAGGCCATGCGCGCCGCGGCGGGCGAGGACTTCGTCATCATCCTGCGCCTGTCCCAGTGGAAGCAGCAGGACTACAGCGTGAAGCTCGCCCAGACGCCCAAGGAGCTGGAGGCGTGGCTCACGCCACTCGTCGACGCGGGAGTGGACATCTTCCACTGCTCCCAGCGCCGGTTCTGGGAGCCGGAGTTCGAGGGCTCGGACCTCAACTTCGCCGGGTGGGCGAAGAAGCTCACCGGCAGGCCCACCATCACCGTGGGCTCGGTGGGGCTGTCGGGCGAGTTCCTCTCGACCCTCATGAAGGGCGAGGGCTCCAAGCCCGCGTCGCTCGACAACCTGCTGCGGCGCCTGGAGCGGGAGGAGTTCGATCTGGTGGCGGTGGGCCGCGCGCTCATCACGGACGCGCAGTGGGCGCGCA